Genomic DNA from Peribacillus simplex NBRC 15720 = DSM 1321:
AAAAACCACTGGCAACCGCTTCGATTGGGCAGGTCCATACGGCACGGCTTCCGTCGCAGGAAGTCGTAGCAATCAAAGTGCAGCGGCCCGATATTCTGCCGACTGTGGAAACAGATTTGGAAATTCTCGACGATTTGGCAAGACTTATGGAAGCACGGATATCTTGGGCAAGACGCTACCAAATAAGAAAAATGATTGATGAATTCGCTAAATCACTCCGCGCAGAACTCGATTATAACTCCGAGGGTCGAAACGGGGAAAGAATAGCCAAGCAATTCATCGATGATCAAGGGTTTAAGGTACCGAGGATCCATTGGGAGTATTCCACAAAAAGGGTCCTGACGATGGATTTCATTCAAGGAATTAAGATCAATCATTATAAACAGCTTGATGATGAAGGGTATGATCGCCGGCAAATCGCGGAAAGATTAGCGAACTCCATGCTACATCAAATATTGATCGATGGCTTTTACCACGGAGATCCCCACCCAGGCAATATCCTCATTTTGCCTGGGAATGTCGTCGCACTTATGGATTTCGGAATGGTGGGACGTTTGGAGGAAGAAACGAAGTATCAGTTCGCCTCGCTTGTCATCAATCTGAAACGCGGAAGCACTAATGGATTGATCAAGACGCTTTCAGATATGGGCCTCCTGACGGACGAAATCGATATGGCCCCATTAAAGGGGGATATTGATGAACTGCGAAATAAATACTATGATATCCCATTGAGCCAAATCAGCTTAGGCGGAGCAGTCAATGACCTGTTCACGGTTGCCAATCGGCACCAAGTCCAAATCCCTCCCGAATTCACGATGCTCGGCAAAGCTCTGCTTACCATGGAGGCGATTGTCGAAGGACTAGATCCGAACTTCAGCATTATGAAGGCAGCTGAACCTTTTGGGGAAAGGCTTTTTAAGGAACGCTACAATCCAAAAAATATTGCGAAGAACGCCTGGAATCAATTCATCGAGTCTGCTGAAGCCATTGCCGAACTACCCAAGGATATCAGGGAAGTAACAGGTATCATTAAAAAAGGGAAATTGCGGCTCGATATCAATATTCCTGAACTTCAAGTTTTTTTACATAAGCTAGATCAAATCTCGAACCGGCTGTCTTTCAGTATTATCCTGCTTGCATTCAGCATAATCATGGTCGGTCTCATTATCGGCTCTGCAATAGGCGGGGAAACCTTGATTCTTTGGAAAATACCGGTTATCGAAATTGGATTTGTCGTCGCAACCCTGATGTTCTTACTTATGCTCTACACCATTTTCAGATCCGGAAAAATGTAAACTTACGAATAAGGGGTTCGGATTGGTTTCATCCCGAACCATGAAACGTTTTTTTGTGGGTTTATGAAATTTGAGCATTGCCTCCAGGCACTATCTT
This window encodes:
- a CDS encoding ABC1 kinase family protein; this translates as MFRKRLKHAHRYQEIINAFLKNGFGYFIYRLGLSESKAGSKLQPDENLNLRSIGERLHTILQSLGPTFIKLGQIASTRRDFVPDEIVRELEKLQDQVTPFPFDRVRKIVEAELGDSLENIFLEFHEKPLATASIGQVHTARLPSQEVVAIKVQRPDILPTVETDLEILDDLARLMEARISWARRYQIRKMIDEFAKSLRAELDYNSEGRNGERIAKQFIDDQGFKVPRIHWEYSTKRVLTMDFIQGIKINHYKQLDDEGYDRRQIAERLANSMLHQILIDGFYHGDPHPGNILILPGNVVALMDFGMVGRLEEETKYQFASLVINLKRGSTNGLIKTLSDMGLLTDEIDMAPLKGDIDELRNKYYDIPLSQISLGGAVNDLFTVANRHQVQIPPEFTMLGKALLTMEAIVEGLDPNFSIMKAAEPFGERLFKERYNPKNIAKNAWNQFIESAEAIAELPKDIREVTGIIKKGKLRLDINIPELQVFLHKLDQISNRLSFSIILLAFSIIMVGLIIGSAIGGETLILWKIPVIEIGFVVATLMFLLMLYTIFRSGKM